The Astyanax mexicanus isolate ESR-SI-001 chromosome 24, AstMex3_surface, whole genome shotgun sequence genome has a segment encoding these proteins:
- the nampt2 gene encoding nicotinamide phosphoribosyltransferase 2 has translation MAAQDFNFLLATDSYKITHYKQYPPNVSKVYSYFECRHKKGAQFNEVVFFGLQYLLKRYIAGRVVTEEKIQEAKVFYQMHFKQAVFDEEGWRKLLERYDGRLPIRIKAVPEGRIIPRGNVLFTVENTDPDFYWLTNYIETMLVQMWYPITVATISREFKKILAKHLKATSGSLEGLEFKLHDFGYRGVSSQESAALGGAAHLVNFCSTDTVAGLLMAQRYYNCPMAGFSIPAAEHSTIISWGRSREKEAYECLLDQFPTGPVAVVSDSYDIFKACKHIWGDKLKERVMERSEDSMLVIRPDSGDPTETLLEVIKILEECFSCSLNSVGYKVLPSYLRIIQGDGIDLHSVDEILKKLIDEGWSAENVFFGCGSALLQKLNRDTLNCAFKCSYVETNGKGMDVYKQPVTDPSKGSKRGRLSLRRNSDGFIETVERGVGKPEEDMLVTVFENGTILQEYALDEIRKNARLWEEDLSPAQHNQDHPTPLEIHQKHIMNGVH, from the exons ATAACACATTACAAGCAATATCCTCCAAATGTCAGCAAAGTGTATTCATACTTTGAGTGCCGGCACAAGAAGGGAGCCCAGTTCAACGAAGTTGTGTTTTTCGGCCTGCAGTACCTGCTGAAGAGATATATTGCAG GGCGTGTCGTCACAGAGGAGAAAATCCAGGAGGCGAAAGTCTTCTACCAGATGCACTTCAAGCAGGCGGTGTTTGACGAAGAGGGCTGGAGGAAATTGTTGGAG AGATACGACGGCCGCCTTCCAATCCGCATCAAAGCCGTTCCTGAGGGCAGAATCATTCCCAGGGGGAACGTCCTCTTCACTGTGGAGAACACCGACCCAGACTTCTACTGGCTCACCAACTATATTGAG ACGATGCTGGTCCAAATGTGGTACCCCATCACCGTGGCAACAATCTCCAGGGAGTTCAAAAAGATCCTGGCCAAGCACCTGAAGGCCACGTCAGGCAGCCTGGAAGGACTGGAATTCAAACTGCACGATTTTGGATACAGAGGCGTCTCATCACAGGAG tcagcaGCACTCGGTGGAGCCGCTCACTTGGTGAACTTCTGCAGCACAGATACAGTAGCTGGACTGCTAATGGCCCAGCGCTATTACAACTGCCCCATGGCCGGGTTCTCCATACCGGCTGCAGAACACAG CACCATCATCTCCTGGGGTCGAAGCAGAGAGAAGGAGGCGTACGAGTGCCTGCTGGACCAGTTCCCCACCGGCCCAGTGGCAGTGGTCAGCGACAGCTACGACATCTTCAAAGCCTGCAAGCACATCTGGGGCGACAAGCTGAAGGAGAGAGTAATGGAGCGCAGTGAGGACTCCATGCTTGTCATCCGCCCTGACTCAGGAGACCCCACAGAGACGCTGCTGGAG gTGATAAAGATTCTGGAGGAGTGTTTTAGCTGCTCTCTGAACTCCGTTGGCTATAAGGTGCTGCCGTCGTATCTGCGCATCATCCAGGGTGATGGTATTGATCTCCACTCCGTTGATGAG ATCCTGAAGAAGCTCATTGACGAGGGCTGGAGTGCAGAGAATGTGTTTTTCGGCTGTGGAAGTGCTCTGCTGCAGAAGCTCAACAGAGACACATTAAACTGTGCTTTCAAGTGCAGCTATGTGGAAACCAATGGCAAGGGG ATGGACGTCTATAAGCAGCCAGTGACGGACCCGTCTAAAGGATCAAAGCGAGGTCGTCTTTCTCTGAGGAGAAACTCTGACGGGTTTATAGAGACAGTGGAGAGGGGTGTCGGCAAACCTGAGGAG GACATGCTGGTGACGGTGTTTGAGAACGGGACCATTCTGCAGGAGTACGCGCTGGACGAGATCCGGAAGAACGCCCGGCTGTGGGAGGAGGACCTGAGTCCCGCCCAGCATAACCAGGACCACCCCACACCTCTGGAGATCCACCAGAAACACATCATGAACGGGGTGCACTGA